The following proteins are encoded in a genomic region of Streptomyces sp. NBC_01723:
- the lon gene encoding endopeptidase La — MAAESAAFTPLTLPVLPLDDEVVLPGMVVPLDLSDAEVRAAVEAAQAAARSEPGKPKVLLVPRIDGTHAATGVLGTVEQVGRLADGDPGALIRGRGRVAIGAGTTGPGAALWVEGTRVDETVPDPLPGQVAELVKEYKALATAWLRKRGAWQVVDRVQAIDDVSALADNSGYSPFLTTEQKVELLETADPVARLKLATQQLRDHLAEQDVAESIAKDVQEGVDKQQREFLLRRQLEAVRKELREINGEQDGEESDDYRARVEAADLPGKVREAALKEVDKLERSSDQSPEGSWIRTWLDTVLEMPWSERTEDAYDIQGAQAVLDAEHAGLEDVKERITEYLAVRKRRGDRGLGVVGGRRGGAVLALVGPPGVGKTSLGESVAHAMGRKFVRVALGGVRDEAEIRGHRRTYVGALPGRIVRAIKEAGSMNPVVLLDEIDKVGSDFRGDPAAALLEVLDPAQNHTFRDHYLEVELDLSDVVFLATANVLEAIPEALLDRMELVRLDGYTEDEKVVIARDHLLPRQLERAGLDDGEVTVDEGALRKLAGEYTREAGVRTLERSIARMLRKVAAQHELGERELPFTVTDADLRGLIGRPHHVPESAQDPAERRTSVPGVATGLAVTGAGGDVLYVEASLADPETGAAGLTLTGQLGDVMKESAQIALSFLRSHGAELELPVGDLKDRGAHIHFPAGAVPKDGPSAGVTMTTALASLLSGRLVRTDVAMTGEVSLTGRVLPIGGVKQKLLAAHRAGVTTVIIPKRNEPDLDDIPAEVLDKLDVHAVSDVRQVLELALAPATNGAARTTPVAA, encoded by the coding sequence ATGGCTGCTGAGTCCGCCGCCTTCACACCGCTCACCCTGCCCGTGCTGCCGCTCGACGACGAAGTGGTCCTGCCCGGCATGGTCGTCCCCCTGGACCTGAGCGACGCCGAGGTACGGGCCGCGGTGGAGGCCGCCCAGGCCGCCGCCCGGTCCGAGCCCGGCAAGCCCAAGGTCCTGCTCGTCCCGCGCATCGACGGCACCCACGCCGCCACCGGCGTCCTCGGCACCGTCGAGCAGGTCGGCCGGCTGGCCGACGGCGACCCGGGCGCCCTGATCCGCGGCCGGGGCCGGGTGGCGATCGGCGCCGGCACCACCGGTCCCGGCGCCGCGCTCTGGGTCGAGGGCACCCGCGTCGACGAGACCGTGCCCGACCCCCTGCCCGGCCAGGTCGCCGAGCTGGTGAAGGAGTACAAGGCGCTCGCCACCGCCTGGCTGCGCAAGCGCGGCGCCTGGCAGGTCGTCGACCGCGTCCAGGCCATCGACGACGTCTCCGCGCTGGCCGACAACTCCGGATACTCGCCGTTCCTCACCACCGAGCAGAAGGTCGAGCTGCTGGAGACCGCCGACCCGGTGGCCCGCCTGAAGCTCGCCACCCAGCAGCTGCGCGACCACCTCGCCGAGCAGGACGTCGCCGAGAGCATCGCCAAGGACGTCCAGGAGGGCGTCGACAAGCAGCAGCGGGAGTTCCTGCTGCGCCGCCAGCTCGAAGCCGTGCGCAAGGAGCTGCGCGAGATCAACGGCGAGCAGGACGGTGAGGAGTCCGACGACTACCGCGCCCGCGTCGAGGCCGCCGACCTGCCCGGGAAGGTCCGCGAGGCCGCCCTCAAGGAGGTCGACAAGCTGGAGCGGTCCTCCGACCAGTCGCCCGAGGGCTCCTGGATCCGCACCTGGCTCGACACGGTGCTGGAGATGCCGTGGAGCGAGCGCACCGAGGACGCCTACGACATCCAGGGCGCCCAGGCCGTGCTCGACGCCGAGCACGCGGGCCTGGAGGACGTGAAGGAGCGCATCACCGAGTACCTCGCCGTGCGCAAGCGGCGCGGCGACCGGGGCCTCGGCGTGGTCGGTGGCCGGCGTGGCGGTGCCGTACTGGCCCTGGTGGGCCCGCCCGGCGTCGGCAAGACCTCGCTCGGCGAGTCCGTCGCCCACGCGATGGGCCGCAAGTTCGTCCGCGTCGCCCTCGGCGGCGTCCGCGACGAGGCCGAGATCCGCGGCCACCGGCGTACGTACGTCGGCGCGCTGCCCGGCCGGATCGTGCGGGCGATCAAGGAGGCGGGGTCCATGAACCCGGTCGTCCTGCTCGACGAGATCGACAAGGTCGGCTCCGACTTCCGCGGCGACCCCGCCGCGGCCCTGCTCGAAGTCCTCGACCCGGCCCAGAACCACACCTTCCGGGACCACTACCTGGAGGTCGAGCTGGACCTGTCCGACGTCGTCTTCCTCGCCACCGCCAACGTCCTGGAGGCCATCCCGGAGGCGCTGCTCGACCGCATGGAGCTGGTCCGCCTGGACGGCTACACCGAGGACGAGAAGGTCGTCATCGCCCGTGACCACCTGCTCCCGCGCCAGCTGGAGCGGGCCGGACTCGACGACGGGGAGGTCACGGTCGACGAGGGCGCGCTGCGCAAGCTCGCGGGCGAGTACACCCGTGAGGCGGGCGTACGCACCCTGGAGCGGTCGATCGCCCGGATGCTGCGCAAGGTGGCGGCCCAGCACGAACTGGGCGAGCGGGAGCTGCCCTTCACCGTCACCGACGCCGACCTGCGCGGCCTGATCGGCCGGCCGCACCACGTGCCCGAGTCCGCCCAGGACCCGGCGGAGCGGCGCACCTCGGTGCCGGGCGTGGCCACCGGCCTCGCGGTCACCGGCGCGGGCGGCGACGTCCTCTACGTCGAGGCGTCGCTGGCCGACCCGGAGACGGGCGCGGCGGGACTGACCCTGACCGGTCAGCTGGGCGACGTGATGAAGGAGTCGGCGCAGATCGCGCTGAGCTTCCTGCGCAGCCACGGAGCCGAGCTGGAACTGCCGGTGGGCGACCTGAAGGACCGGGGAGCGCACATCCACTTCCCGGCGGGCGCGGTCCCCAAGGACGGCCCGAGCGCCGGCGTCACCATGACCACGGCCCTCGCCTCGCTGCTCTCCGGACGGCTGGTCCGGACCGACGTGGCGATGACCGGCGAGGTCTCGCTGACCGGACGCGTCCTGCCGATCGGCGGGGTCAAGCAGAAGCTGCTCGCGGCGCACCGGGCGGGGGTCACCACGGTGATCATCCCCAAGCGCAACGAGCCCGACCTGGACGACATCCCGGCGGAGGTGCTGGACAAGCTCGACGTCCACGCCGTCAGCGACGTCCGCCAGGTGCTGGAACTGGCGCTCGCCCCCGCGACGAACGGGGCGGCGCGTACGACTCCGGTCGCGGCGTGA
- a CDS encoding EamA family transporter — MAETTHAALAAQPAVTPTSRTTVAPPGAGSLTGIAMVLAGTVSVQFGSAVAALLFPRAGAFGVVALRVTLAALLLTAVCRPRLRGHSRTDWAVVTAFGVALGGMNLLFYQAIERIPLGPAVTLEVLGPLALSVFGARRALSLVWAALALAGVALLGHEGFAELSPAGVALALGAGAMWAAYIVLNARAGARFARLDGLALAMAVAALLSLPLGIGSAGTALLQPSVLGLGAAVALLSSGLPYTLELLALRRLPAPTFAVLMSLAPAIAALAGFLVLDQGLSLPQCLAVALVVAASVGAVRTGRRGAGDGDRAR; from the coding sequence ATGGCAGAGACGACCCACGCGGCCCTCGCCGCGCAGCCCGCGGTCACACCCACTTCCCGCACCACCGTCGCCCCGCCCGGCGCGGGCAGCCTCACCGGCATCGCGATGGTGCTGGCCGGCACGGTCTCCGTACAGTTCGGCTCGGCCGTGGCGGCCCTGCTGTTTCCGCGGGCCGGTGCCTTCGGCGTGGTGGCGCTGCGGGTGACGCTCGCGGCGCTGCTGCTGACGGCCGTCTGCCGTCCCCGCCTGCGTGGCCACAGCCGCACCGACTGGGCCGTCGTGACCGCGTTCGGGGTGGCCCTGGGCGGCATGAACCTCCTCTTCTACCAGGCGATCGAACGGATCCCGCTCGGTCCGGCCGTCACCCTGGAGGTGCTCGGCCCGCTCGCCCTGAGCGTGTTCGGCGCCCGCCGCGCCCTGAGCCTGGTCTGGGCGGCGCTGGCCCTCGCCGGTGTCGCCCTCCTCGGGCACGAGGGCTTCGCCGAACTGAGCCCGGCGGGTGTCGCCCTGGCCCTCGGCGCGGGTGCGATGTGGGCGGCGTACATCGTCCTCAACGCGCGGGCCGGCGCCCGTTTCGCCCGGCTCGACGGGCTGGCCCTGGCGATGGCCGTGGCCGCGCTGCTGAGCCTCCCGCTGGGGATCGGGTCGGCGGGTACGGCGCTGCTCCAGCCGTCGGTGCTCGGCCTCGGGGCGGCCGTGGCCCTGCTCTCCTCCGGACTGCCCTACACCCTGGAACTCCTGGCCCTGCGGCGGCTTCCGGCACCCACGTTCGCGGTTCTGATGAGCCTGGCCCCGGCGATCGCGGCGCTGGCCGGCTTCCTCGTCCTGGACCAGGGCCTCTCCCTGCCGCAGTGCCTGGCCGTCGCGCTGGTGGTGGCGGCGAGCGTCGGCGCGGTGCGGACGGGCAGGCGCGGCGCGGGGGACGGCGACCGGGCCCGGTGA
- a CDS encoding lysozyme, which translates to MLVHRSGSARGRRLAVTGILLAALSLVSALPAQAASAADTPPRGSAHMGMGVLEHDGSHGIPVPGDAAQTEGVDVSSHQGNVAWSTLWNSGVKWAYVKATEGTYYTNPYFAQQYNGSYNVGMIRGAYHFATPDSASGAAQANYFVDHGGGWSRDGRTLPGALDIEWNPYGAACYGKTQSQMVSWIRDFLNTYKARTGRDAVIYTATSWWTQCTGNYGGFAANNPLWIARYAASVGTLPAGWGYYTMWQYTSSGPTVGDHNRFNGALDRVQALANG; encoded by the coding sequence ATGCTCGTGCACAGATCCGGATCGGCCCGCGGCCGGCGTCTCGCCGTCACCGGGATCCTGCTCGCCGCCCTCTCCCTGGTGTCCGCCCTCCCCGCGCAGGCGGCGTCGGCCGCCGACACCCCGCCGCGCGGCTCCGCCCACATGGGCATGGGCGTCCTCGAACACGACGGGAGCCACGGCATCCCGGTCCCGGGCGACGCCGCCCAGACGGAGGGCGTCGACGTCTCCAGCCACCAGGGCAACGTCGCCTGGTCGACCCTGTGGAACAGCGGGGTCAAGTGGGCCTACGTCAAGGCCACCGAGGGGACGTACTACACCAACCCGTACTTCGCCCAGCAGTACAACGGCTCGTACAACGTCGGGATGATCCGCGGCGCCTACCACTTCGCCACCCCGGACAGCGCGAGCGGCGCCGCCCAGGCCAACTACTTCGTCGACCACGGCGGCGGCTGGTCCAGGGACGGCAGGACGCTGCCGGGGGCGCTCGACATCGAGTGGAACCCGTACGGCGCCGCCTGCTACGGCAAGACGCAGAGCCAGATGGTCTCCTGGATCCGCGACTTCCTGAACACGTACAAGGCCCGCACCGGCCGGGACGCCGTGATCTACACGGCCACCAGCTGGTGGACCCAGTGCACCGGCAACTACGGCGGCTTCGCCGCGAACAACCCGCTGTGGATCGCCCGGTACGCCGCGTCGGTGGGCACGCTGCCGGCCGGCTGGGGCTACTACACGATGTGGCAGTACACGTCGTCCGGTCCGACGGTCGGCGACCACAACAGGTTCAACGGCGCGCTCGACCGCGTGCAGGCGCTCGCCAACGGCTGA
- a CDS encoding MarR family winged helix-turn-helix transcriptional regulator, whose amino-acid sequence MHESGNGDGRAVESELAGSGVNQPEFLALERELTVLLRRARANQGEMAREVHPDLESSAYGLLVRLGECGGQRATDLAAYIGVGKATMSRQLRALEDLGLVAREPDPADGRAWLVTLTREGQDRVGRVREARRARYAGRLADWDPREVSELARLLHELNRGMEK is encoded by the coding sequence GTGCACGAAAGCGGGAACGGCGACGGTCGCGCAGTCGAATCCGAGCTTGCCGGCAGTGGTGTGAACCAGCCGGAGTTCCTGGCGCTGGAGCGGGAGTTGACGGTCCTGCTGCGGCGCGCCCGGGCCAACCAGGGCGAGATGGCCCGGGAGGTCCACCCCGACCTGGAGTCGTCCGCGTACGGCCTTCTCGTGCGGCTCGGGGAGTGCGGCGGGCAGCGGGCCACCGACCTCGCCGCCTACATCGGCGTCGGCAAGGCCACCATGTCCCGGCAGCTGCGCGCCCTGGAGGATCTCGGCCTCGTCGCCCGCGAACCCGACCCCGCCGACGGCCGCGCCTGGCTCGTCACCCTGACCCGGGAGGGCCAGGACCGCGTCGGCCGGGTACGCGAGGCCCGCCGCGCCCGCTACGCCGGCCGGCTCGCCGACTGGGACCCGCGCGAGGTCTCGGAACTGGCCCGCCTGCTGCACGAACTGAACCGCGGGATGGAGAAGTAG
- a CDS encoding protein phosphatase 2C domain-containing protein, whose protein sequence is MRTELVSEPGLADHPNEDFASVGLPASGQGGSLVVLDGVTPPRTGTGCLHSVPWFTAHLGGALTELTVSLPDVPLVDALSRAIARTSAAHAETCDLSHPRTPQATVVVARWSPAEVEYLVLSDSALLVEAPDGAVSAVLDDRLARIPRSALATDAMVDADLRNKEGGFYTAAADPAVAARAVTGVLPRGEVRTLAALTDGAGRWVEKFREGDWTDCLTLLRKRGARALVDRVRELERTDAAGTRAHLGRSKTHDDATVVYAEL, encoded by the coding sequence ATGCGCACCGAACTCGTCTCGGAACCCGGACTGGCCGACCACCCCAACGAGGACTTCGCGAGCGTCGGACTACCGGCCTCGGGGCAGGGCGGCTCACTCGTCGTGCTGGACGGGGTGACACCTCCGCGGACCGGGACGGGGTGTCTGCATTCCGTGCCCTGGTTCACGGCCCACCTCGGCGGCGCGCTGACCGAACTGACCGTTTCACTGCCGGATGTCCCCCTCGTCGACGCGCTGTCCCGCGCCATCGCGCGTACCTCTGCGGCACACGCGGAAACCTGTGACCTTTCTCACCCGCGCACCCCGCAGGCAACCGTGGTCGTCGCCCGCTGGTCACCCGCCGAGGTCGAGTACCTGGTCCTCTCCGACTCCGCCCTGCTGGTGGAGGCGCCCGACGGCGCGGTCTCGGCCGTCCTGGACGACCGGCTGGCCCGGATCCCCCGCTCGGCGCTCGCCACGGACGCGATGGTGGACGCCGACCTGCGCAACAAGGAGGGCGGTTTCTACACGGCCGCGGCCGATCCGGCGGTGGCGGCGCGCGCGGTGACGGGGGTGCTGCCGCGCGGCGAGGTGCGGACCCTGGCGGCGCTGACGGACGGGGCCGGGCGGTGGGTGGAGAAGTTCCGGGAGGGCGACTGGACGGACTGCCTCACCCTGCTGCGCAAGCGGGGCGCGCGAGCCCTGGTGGACCGCGTACGGGAGCTGGAGCGGACGGACGCGGCGGGCACCCGCGCGCACCTCGGCCGCAGCAAGACCCACGACGACGCGACGGTGGTGTACGCGGAGTTGTGA
- a CDS encoding sensor histidine kinase — translation MRAPVQKTRPRRTDKQTAPAGSAERTPGTSTPAPPETPVGKGRPTHVRNRLIVAVAVVAAAVAAAGAPSVVTASGQLHDSQELVTLAERTQGALSLAHSLADERDEVTPYIAAGRPEDKAPSEQRSARVDRQVEELRADTDTPSALREDLDAIAALRRAALTGKSTALESHQAYSEAITELHALAEEMPPRAGAGAYALAELDTAVQQAAATRGLLLAALSVPSSTRTVIDPITGLPTETTSSSDADAKQRDALAAAAQQARVRSDAALADFREGAPKEARSSFDATVAGPEVNSAEKYLAGLTDEPTLSDDDLGTSTKRLDAALSARVDAMRGAESALYEKRTTALEQLRDDDVTALEIRVAALGALILLALGIATAMARTLTRPLSVLRRGSARLAGAEDMAAEEPVAFTGRNDEFAQVVRSVNALHAHAATLAERVNTLESDRKHLVGQRQKMADAREELRAELAESAARLDVVRKSIGSTFVNLALRTLGLVERQLAVIESLEEREQDPDRLSTLFKLDHFATVMRRHSENLLVLAGTEHVQHSASPVPLVDVVRAAVSEIERYERVRIAALPPHAHVAGFAADDLSHLLAELMENATSFSPPDLPVEVSGWLLENGEVMLSVQDEGIGMATDRLQRLNARLTDFDPQAPYDQEGEDGLGLGLYVVARLAHRHGARVRLREQKQGGVAAVLVLPAPLLAPAPPAALAPTVPVSDGTGSFSLPGATAEANSNVLHGRATKGAHRSADPLVASAEEAVRRAEGDVTAAPATADAPEPEPEPEGAPAAESDAGDTDAPGSRDETAALGRDLPDDTTMALLLPAQAGPPDLEPAADPEPAPGPEPARDPYAVGPDAHDRAPDEAEPVTDKGLPKRTPKLSTPATAPRPRTSGSVDAEALRRRLGGFRQGAEAGRRDVEAEIAAADTTEEATGGTVEEASS, via the coding sequence ATGCGAGCACCGGTGCAGAAGACGCGGCCTCGTCGCACAGACAAGCAGACGGCCCCCGCGGGGAGCGCTGAGCGCACCCCCGGCACCTCTACCCCGGCACCGCCGGAGACCCCCGTCGGCAAGGGTCGTCCCACCCACGTACGCAACCGCCTGATCGTCGCCGTGGCGGTCGTGGCCGCAGCCGTCGCCGCGGCCGGCGCCCCCTCGGTCGTGACCGCCTCCGGGCAACTGCACGACTCCCAGGAACTGGTGACGCTCGCCGAACGCACCCAGGGCGCGCTCAGCCTCGCCCACTCCCTCGCCGACGAGCGCGACGAGGTCACCCCCTACATCGCGGCCGGCCGGCCCGAGGACAAGGCGCCCTCCGAGCAGCGCAGCGCCCGCGTGGACCGGCAGGTCGAGGAGTTGCGCGCCGACACCGACACGCCCTCCGCCCTGCGCGAGGACCTGGACGCCATCGCCGCCCTGCGCCGGGCCGCCCTCACCGGCAAGAGCACCGCCCTCGAATCCCACCAGGCGTACTCCGAGGCCATCACCGAACTCCACGCCCTGGCCGAGGAGATGCCGCCCCGCGCGGGCGCCGGCGCCTACGCGCTGGCCGAACTGGACACCGCCGTCCAGCAGGCCGCCGCCACCCGTGGCCTCCTGCTCGCCGCGCTCTCCGTGCCCAGCAGCACCCGGACCGTCATCGACCCGATCACCGGCCTGCCCACCGAGACGACCAGCTCCTCGGACGCGGACGCCAAGCAGCGCGACGCGCTCGCCGCCGCCGCCCAGCAGGCCCGGGTGCGCTCCGACGCGGCGCTCGCCGACTTCCGCGAGGGCGCCCCCAAGGAGGCGCGGAGCAGCTTCGACGCCACCGTCGCCGGGCCCGAGGTCAACTCCGCCGAGAAGTACCTCGCCGGGCTCACCGACGAACCGACGCTCTCCGACGACGACCTCGGCACCAGCACCAAGCGGCTCGACGCCGCCCTCTCCGCCCGCGTCGACGCGATGCGCGGCGCCGAGTCCGCCCTCTACGAGAAGCGCACCACGGCGCTGGAGCAGCTGCGCGACGACGACGTCACCGCGCTGGAGATCCGGGTCGCCGCCCTCGGCGCCCTGATCCTGCTCGCCCTCGGCATCGCCACCGCCATGGCCCGCACCCTCACCCGCCCGCTGTCGGTGCTGCGCCGGGGTTCGGCACGGCTGGCCGGCGCGGAGGACATGGCGGCCGAGGAACCGGTCGCCTTCACCGGCCGCAACGACGAGTTCGCCCAGGTCGTCCGCTCCGTCAACGCCCTGCACGCGCACGCCGCGACGCTCGCCGAGCGGGTCAACACGCTGGAGTCCGACCGCAAGCACCTCGTCGGCCAGCGCCAGAAGATGGCCGACGCCCGCGAGGAACTGCGCGCCGAACTCGCCGAGTCGGCCGCCCGCCTCGACGTGGTGCGCAAGAGCATCGGCTCCACCTTCGTCAACCTCGCGCTGCGCACCCTCGGCCTGGTCGAGCGGCAACTCGCCGTCATCGAGAGCCTGGAGGAGCGCGAACAGGACCCGGACCGGCTGTCCACCCTGTTCAAGCTCGACCACTTCGCCACCGTCATGCGCCGGCACAGCGAGAACCTCCTCGTCCTGGCCGGCACCGAACACGTCCAGCACAGCGCCTCACCGGTGCCGCTGGTCGACGTGGTCCGGGCCGCGGTGAGCGAGATCGAGCGGTACGAGCGGGTCCGTATCGCCGCGCTGCCGCCGCACGCGCACGTCGCCGGGTTCGCCGCCGACGACCTCTCGCACCTGCTCGCCGAACTGATGGAGAACGCCACCTCGTTCTCGCCTCCCGACCTGCCCGTCGAGGTCTCCGGCTGGCTGCTGGAGAACGGCGAGGTGATGCTCTCCGTCCAGGACGAGGGCATCGGCATGGCCACCGACCGGCTCCAGCGGCTCAACGCCCGCCTCACCGACTTCGACCCGCAGGCGCCGTACGACCAGGAGGGCGAGGACGGTCTCGGGCTCGGCCTCTACGTGGTCGCCCGGCTCGCCCACCGGCACGGGGCGCGCGTGCGGCTGCGGGAGCAGAAGCAGGGCGGGGTCGCGGCCGTCCTCGTCCTGCCCGCTCCGCTGCTCGCACCGGCCCCGCCGGCGGCACTGGCCCCGACCGTGCCGGTGTCCGACGGCACGGGGTCCTTCTCCCTGCCCGGCGCCACTGCGGAGGCCAACTCCAACGTCCTGCACGGGCGCGCGACGAAGGGTGCGCACCGGAGCGCGGACCCGCTGGTGGCTTCGGCGGAGGAGGCCGTACGGCGCGCGGAGGGGGACGTTACCGCCGCACCGGCCACCGCGGACGCACCGGAGCCGGAACCGGAGCCGGAGGGCGCACCGGCCGCCGAGAGCGACGCAGGGGACACCGACGCGCCCGGCTCCCGGGACGAGACCGCCGCCCTGGGCCGGGACCTCCCCGACGACACCACGATGGCGCTCCTGCTCCCGGCCCAGGCCGGACCACCGGACCTGGAGCCCGCCGCGGACCCGGAGCCCGCTCCCGGACCGGAGCCCGCACGCGACCCGTACGCCGTCGGCCCCGACGCCCACGACCGCGCGCCGGACGAGGCCGAACCCGTCACCGACAAGGGCCTGCCCAAGCGGACCCCGAAACTCAGCACACCCGCGACGGCACCGCGGCCGCGCACCTCGGGCTCCGTCGACGCCGAGGCACTCCGCCGCCGCCTGGGAGGATTCCGCCAGGGGGCGGAAGCCGGACGACGCGACGTCGAGGCGGAGATCGCCGCGGCGGACACAACCGAAGAAGCCACGGGGGGCACCGTCGAGGAGGCAAGCAGTTGA
- a CDS encoding roadblock/LC7 domain-containing protein — MTAPSTFGLSSEARNLHWLLTNLVEEVPGIQSVAVVSSDGLLLLSSDPGRNEEARQVREAPRTGPRGSAADLATVVSGVGSLTIGAARLMDFGTVKHTMVAMDEGSLFVMSISDGSLLGVHGSADCDMSVVAYHMALFVGRAGHVLTPELRSELRKSLESESTGSAR, encoded by the coding sequence TTGACCGCGCCCAGTACCTTCGGTCTGAGCAGTGAGGCCCGCAATCTCCACTGGCTGCTGACCAACCTCGTGGAGGAGGTGCCCGGCATCCAATCGGTCGCGGTGGTCTCCTCCGACGGCCTCCTGCTCCTCTCCTCCGACCCCGGTCGGAACGAGGAGGCCCGGCAGGTCCGCGAAGCGCCCCGCACCGGTCCCCGCGGCTCGGCGGCCGACCTCGCCACCGTCGTCTCCGGCGTGGGCAGCCTGACGATCGGCGCCGCCCGGCTGATGGACTTCGGCACGGTGAAGCACACGATGGTCGCGATGGACGAGGGCAGCCTGTTCGTGATGTCGATCAGCGACGGCTCGCTGCTCGGCGTGCACGGCTCCGCGGACTGCGACATGAGTGTCGTCGCGTACCACATGGCGCTCTTCGTCGGCCGCGCCGGCCATGTCCTGACGCCCGAACTCCGCAGCGAGCTGCGGAAGTCCCTGGAGTCCGAGTCGACGGGGAGCGCCCGATGA
- a CDS encoding DUF742 domain-containing protein — translation MSSSPGNSRGNLPVRGADRKPARVRPYSLTGGRTRFGHVLLVETFVGATAGTAALEAAEERKELTNGGLTSRVMPEMRAIVELCRRMRTVAEIAALLKMPLGVVRVLLSDLADQGKIRVYGTGTGHGTGRPDRALLERVLSGLRRL, via the coding sequence ATGAGCAGCAGTCCCGGGAACAGCCGGGGGAACCTCCCCGTACGCGGCGCAGACCGCAAACCCGCCCGCGTACGCCCCTACTCGCTCACCGGCGGACGGACCCGCTTCGGCCACGTCCTGCTGGTCGAGACGTTCGTCGGCGCCACGGCCGGCACCGCCGCGCTCGAAGCCGCCGAGGAGCGCAAGGAACTGACGAACGGCGGCCTGACCTCCCGCGTGATGCCGGAGATGCGGGCCATCGTCGAACTGTGCCGCCGTATGCGTACGGTGGCCGAGATCGCCGCGCTGCTGAAGATGCCGCTCGGCGTGGTCCGCGTGCTCCTCAGCGACCTGGCGGACCAGGGAAAGATCCGTGTGTACGGCACCGGGACCGGCCACGGCACGGGCCGCCCGGACCGCGCTCTGCTCGAAAGGGTGCTCAGTGGACTCCGTCGTCTCTGA
- a CDS encoding GTP-binding protein, protein MDSVVSDAAASGVSPLVDPDEPAQPWQTDPTRAPIATKIVVAGGFGVGKTTLVTAVSEITPLQTEALMTEASEETDDLTATPGKLTTTVAMDFGRITLDDDLVLYLFGTPGQQRFWFMWDDLVRGAIGAVVLADTRRLKDCFPALDYFESCGLPYVVAVNHFDGSELFGAEDVREALTIPAHIPVMIMDARRRISAIETLLSLVGHALDETPE, encoded by the coding sequence GTGGACTCCGTCGTCTCTGACGCCGCCGCCTCCGGCGTCTCCCCGCTCGTCGACCCCGACGAGCCCGCACAGCCCTGGCAGACGGACCCGACCCGCGCGCCCATAGCCACGAAGATCGTGGTGGCGGGCGGTTTCGGCGTCGGCAAGACCACGCTGGTCACCGCCGTCTCGGAGATCACGCCCCTGCAGACCGAGGCGCTGATGACCGAGGCGAGCGAGGAGACCGACGACCTCACCGCCACCCCGGGCAAGCTCACCACCACCGTGGCCATGGACTTCGGCCGCATCACGCTCGACGACGACCTGGTGCTCTACCTGTTCGGCACGCCGGGCCAGCAGCGGTTCTGGTTCATGTGGGACGACCTGGTGCGCGGCGCGATCGGCGCCGTCGTGCTGGCCGACACCCGGCGCCTGAAGGACTGCTTCCCGGCGCTGGACTACTTCGAGAGCTGCGGACTGCCGTACGTCGTCGCCGTGAACCACTTCGACGGCAGCGAGCTGTTCGGGGCGGAGGACGTGCGGGAGGCGCTGACGATCCCCGCGCACATACCTGTAATGATCATGGATGCGCGCCGTCGGATCTCGGCCATCGAGACCCTCTTGTCCCTCGTGGGCCACGCGCTCGACGAAACCCCCGAGTAG